From the genome of Argentina anserina chromosome 4, drPotAnse1.1, whole genome shotgun sequence, one region includes:
- the LOC126790704 gene encoding uncharacterized protein LOC126790704 has protein sequence MDNDTHFNNDHLITWCNVRGTTFKFASITHPKTNGQLEAVNKLIKGLLRKKLDDAKGFWPEKLEEVLWAIHKNLLEEKRIAAHHQNILNKQCMEHFYNSRVKSRTLQLGDRVLKKVQTKVTGLRPRWDKPYKVIEIIAPNTHSLEDKYGERLAHPWNMEQLKYYYK, from the exons ATGGACAATGACACACATTTCAATAACGACCACCTCATCACGTGGTGCAATGTAAGGGGGACTACGTTCAAGTTTGCCTCTATCACGCACCCCAAGACTAATGGGCAATTGGAGGCCGTCAACAAACTAATCAAAGGCCTCCTTAGGAAGAAATTGGATGATGCAAAAGGATTTTGGCCTGAGAAGCTTGAAGAAGTACTATGGGCAATCC ATAAAAACCTCTTAGAGGAGAAGCGCATTGCAGCGCATCACCAAAACATCCTGAACAAGCAGTGCATGGAACACTTCTACAACTCTAGAGTAAAGAGCAGAACACTTCAGCTCGGTGACAGGGTCCTCAAGAAGGTTCAAACAAAGGTCACCGGTTTACGCCCGAGATGGGACAAACCATATAAAGTCATCGAGATCATTGCACCCAACACACACAGCTTGGAGGACAAGTACGGAGAAAGACTAGCCCACCCTTGGAACATGGAACAACTTAAGTACTACTATAAGTAA